A section of the Leptospira kobayashii genome encodes:
- a CDS encoding LIC10124 family lipoprotein: MRFILIAVFAFVFQACASVSQIETLNSSISKPVFRSTEPGLSEPNPSGRDYRERLLIKQIPHFAIVWRELSPDVNREEINLLEERVISSHSSFGKYISIDPSKIGDGEVLKAKDIDVILELQFSSNKDEISVNVQYKDPVLSQNFGSTFYSYHQIHDENKISSKDQRKTLEIFQAKNKLVPLLPAVSSYLSEVSAPANDEIQKILESSLRGKVSVFSSSPGTSIMLDGKEIGKAPLIDYSMLNGKHQLSFSKPGKDPIFRSILVRAGKTSRVFQEWSDDISQGTVLLSSFPTGLDILVSGQKKGKTQYAESGVPYGSYSVQFVRTKENNNYEYASSEISIRPKSIASLALPIALEEGAGWEAEEFWETSGGSPHFVASFPGQLLFQKKQDLPKGWYGVFSEDIIPDRVESSIKLGLAGELGGKLGIYLTDKEGHSILVVVDKTDFHLVNFAKDEKESLVKSSYRWKSEDVEKGRVFRWETDPEKQLLRVYLGNSLIQEKPWNFKSLWRIAILTPSDSFLSGNPVRGVKIHYPDMVKFEEKIKK; the protein is encoded by the coding sequence ATGAGATTTATTTTAATAGCGGTATTCGCTTTTGTTTTCCAGGCCTGTGCTTCCGTTTCGCAAATTGAGACTTTAAATTCTTCAATCTCGAAACCGGTCTTCCGGAGCACGGAGCCTGGGCTTTCCGAACCAAACCCTTCCGGTAGAGACTACCGGGAAAGATTACTGATCAAACAGATTCCCCACTTTGCGATTGTTTGGCGGGAGCTTTCTCCCGATGTCAATCGGGAAGAAATCAATTTGTTGGAAGAGCGGGTTATATCTTCTCATTCTTCTTTCGGGAAATATATTTCCATTGACCCTTCTAAGATCGGGGACGGTGAGGTTTTGAAAGCAAAGGATATTGATGTGATTCTTGAATTGCAATTTTCATCCAACAAAGATGAAATTTCAGTCAATGTTCAATACAAAGATCCGGTTCTTTCGCAAAACTTCGGATCAACCTTTTACAGCTATCATCAGATTCACGATGAAAATAAAATCTCATCGAAAGATCAAAGAAAGACTTTGGAAATCTTTCAGGCAAAAAACAAATTGGTTCCTCTCCTTCCTGCAGTTTCTTCCTACTTATCCGAAGTTTCCGCTCCAGCAAATGATGAGATCCAAAAAATCCTGGAATCCAGTTTACGTGGAAAAGTTTCCGTTTTTTCGTCTTCTCCCGGCACTTCAATCATGTTGGATGGCAAAGAAATAGGCAAAGCTCCTCTGATCGATTATTCCATGTTAAATGGGAAACACCAACTTTCCTTTTCCAAACCGGGAAAAGATCCTATTTTCCGTTCTATTTTGGTTCGGGCGGGAAAAACCAGTCGCGTATTCCAGGAATGGAGTGATGATATTTCACAAGGAACTGTTCTATTGTCCAGTTTCCCGACGGGCTTGGATATTTTAGTATCCGGCCAGAAAAAGGGAAAAACCCAATACGCCGAGTCCGGCGTTCCTTACGGAAGTTATAGCGTACAATTCGTACGTACAAAAGAAAATAATAATTACGAATATGCAAGTTCGGAAATTTCAATCCGCCCCAAATCCATCGCAAGCCTCGCGCTTCCCATCGCTTTGGAAGAAGGTGCAGGTTGGGAAGCGGAAGAGTTCTGGGAAACATCCGGCGGCTCACCTCATTTTGTTGCCTCCTTCCCGGGCCAACTTTTATTCCAAAAAAAACAGGATCTACCCAAAGGATGGTATGGAGTTTTTTCAGAAGACATCATTCCCGATCGTGTGGAATCCAGCATCAAATTGGGACTTGCCGGCGAGTTAGGTGGAAAATTAGGAATCTATCTTACGGACAAAGAGGGTCATTCCATTCTTGTCGTTGTGGATAAAACCGATTTCCATTTGGTTAATTTTGCCAAAGACGAAAAAGAATCTCTTGTCAAATCTTCCTACCGTTGGAAATCGGAAGACGTTGAAAAGGGACGGGTTTTCCGTTGGGAAACAGATCCCGAAAAACAGTTGTTACGCGTTTATCTGGGGAATTCCCTGATTCAGGAAAAACCTTGGAATTTCAAATCTCTTTGGCGTATTGCCATCCTTACTCCTTCGGATTCCTTCCTTTCCGGAAATCCTGTGCGGGGTGTTAAAATTCATTATCCCGATATGGTGAAATTTGAGGAGAAAATCAAAAAATGA
- the rsgA gene encoding ribosome small subunit-dependent GTPase A, translated as MVPDNLKEEPHSTRNSSLGKEQFTIARIFGAYYELYSKDRLYVRAVLKGKLRLKSTEDRHPFVVGDLVTAESGYGEEWIILEKEERSNYLTRRSEHGDNHVLCANLDQVAILASYKDPETKDGFIDRLLVACYHTKIKPLIIFTKSDLVDPSLKKEKEDFYSNLGYEVMSVSIEDENTFPVLWKVLQGKKTFLCGNSGVGKSTLLNQLTKKSVQKVQKTNEVSGSTKKGKHTTTNSLAVFLEEDTVIIDSPGVKEWGILHLSKQELLESFPELSSAKEQCSSQYCCDLGPECNMVRFMENGLLESRKKSLESMFESLDKPHRVTRRDHWSQAITKRY; from the coding sequence ATGGTTCCTGATAACTTGAAAGAAGAACCTCACTCTACTAGGAATTCATCTTTGGGTAAAGAACAATTTACAATCGCACGCATCTTCGGAGCCTACTATGAGTTATACTCAAAGGACAGATTGTATGTTCGCGCCGTTCTCAAAGGCAAATTGAGATTGAAGAGCACGGAGGATAGACATCCGTTTGTAGTAGGGGATCTTGTAACCGCCGAGTCCGGTTACGGAGAAGAATGGATCATTCTTGAAAAAGAAGAAAGATCGAACTATCTTACCCGTCGAAGCGAACATGGAGACAACCACGTCCTGTGTGCAAATCTCGATCAAGTGGCAATACTAGCTTCCTATAAAGATCCGGAAACGAAAGATGGATTCATTGATAGATTGTTAGTTGCTTGTTATCATACTAAAATCAAACCTCTTATCATTTTTACAAAATCCGATTTGGTCGACCCGTCTCTGAAAAAGGAAAAGGAAGATTTTTATTCCAATTTGGGTTATGAGGTGATGAGTGTTTCCATCGAAGATGAAAATACTTTTCCTGTTTTATGGAAAGTTCTTCAAGGAAAGAAAACCTTCCTTTGCGGAAACTCAGGCGTCGGCAAATCCACCTTGCTGAACCAACTAACAAAGAAAAGTGTTCAAAAGGTTCAGAAAACGAATGAAGTCAGCGGTTCCACCAAAAAAGGAAAACACACCACCACAAACTCTCTTGCCGTGTTTTTAGAAGAAGATACGGTGATTATCGATTCTCCCGGTGTGAAAGAATGGGGAATACTTCATTTATCCAAGCAGGAGCTTTTGGAAAGTTTTCCCGAACTTTCTTCCGCAAAGGAACAGTGTTCTTCGCAGTATTGTTGCGATTTGGGTCCTGAGTGCAATATGGTTCGTTTTATGGAGAATGGCCTATTGGAATCACGCAAAAAAAGCCTTGAATCCATGTTCGAAAGTTTGGATAAACCCCATCGTGTGACCAGAAGGGACCATTGGTCCCAGGCGATTACAAAAAGATATTAG
- a CDS encoding LBF_2804 family protein — protein sequence MENQKKIHSPGLLEKWGRTVLFSFAEKQRGKKSDDQLNFRQSSNRIIWRGSFLSFLIGFLPSFLFVYASFLLPLPNESELESKIIHIIYVLLLILFFTVIEFYLLFKLGLYESFRIAELANIELEDEPELVTPIPGMLARIALEIPDPELRLFGIDPYQRLNRRTLALKTLLYKIKVVLSNMIAKFALKAVIGRSSLRLYIEYVSAPITGFWDAYVTFLILKELRMRVITRKIAERIIIETNTVSANLSENGKLACLQAIANSIVFTKTFHPNFEFILLKLVKCFQLNSNLKDLDKLVEFQKTLSQCSPFEMKFAFRLFLIGSCFDGNLSEEEKSILPALYPDFSEEEWKSTKELSFYIRSGELKEAISAVEKMMQ from the coding sequence ATGGAAAATCAAAAGAAAATTCATTCTCCCGGTCTGTTGGAAAAATGGGGAAGAACGGTTTTATTTTCCTTCGCAGAAAAACAAAGGGGCAAAAAATCCGATGACCAATTGAACTTTCGGCAAAGTTCGAATCGGATCATTTGGCGGGGAAGTTTCCTGTCTTTTCTAATTGGATTTTTGCCTTCGTTTTTATTTGTATATGCCAGTTTTTTACTCCCCCTACCGAATGAATCCGAATTAGAATCGAAAATCATTCATATAATCTATGTTTTATTATTAATTCTGTTTTTCACAGTCATCGAATTTTATTTGTTATTCAAACTGGGGTTATATGAATCTTTCCGGATAGCGGAACTGGCAAATATAGAATTGGAAGACGAACCGGAACTTGTAACTCCGATCCCGGGAATGCTGGCACGGATCGCTCTCGAAATCCCTGACCCCGAACTCAGGTTATTCGGAATTGATCCTTATCAAAGATTAAATCGCAGGACTTTGGCTTTGAAAACATTGCTTTACAAGATCAAAGTGGTTCTTTCCAACATGATCGCAAAATTTGCGTTAAAGGCAGTGATAGGAAGAAGTTCCTTGCGACTTTATATTGAATATGTTTCCGCACCAATTACGGGCTTTTGGGATGCTTACGTCACTTTCCTGATTTTAAAAGAACTAAGAATGAGAGTCATCACAAGAAAGATCGCGGAACGAATCATTATTGAAACAAATACCGTTTCCGCGAACCTTTCCGAAAATGGAAAATTAGCCTGTCTTCAAGCGATTGCAAATTCAATCGTATTTACAAAAACATTTCATCCGAATTTCGAATTTATTCTCCTAAAGCTTGTTAAATGCTTTCAATTGAATTCAAACTTAAAGGATCTGGATAAACTCGTTGAATTTCAAAAAACATTATCCCAATGCAGTCCATTCGAAATGAAATTTGCGTTTCGTTTATTTCTGATCGGCTCCTGTTTTGACGGAAATTTAAGCGAAGAAGAAAAATCCATCTTACCTGCACTATATCCTGATTTTTCCGAGGAAGAATGGAAATCTACAAAAGAACTCTCTTTTTATATTCGGTCCGGAGAATTGAAGGAAGCCATTTCAGCTGTCGAAAAAATGATGCAATGA
- a CDS encoding ATP-binding protein, with protein sequence MDISLKKFGLFVNKSFSFKQITIFYGGNESGKTTIFDAIVSSLIKVSGTTVYGKKVNARYQKDKSVQSSIPSYSLSAPSFLHTYAIREGNVQFNLDEDKNKNEVIQVIQNSLFDTGFDPKKLKERCLEFSEKTGNRRAAKNYKSLKESLDKAGADFFKTDQERMNSLKEWSSIPDLEIKKQNLEVELKKIEESLLQTNARYEILEKKETLSTLDKLYASILLWEDKFKNISYLKKLLESNSETALTSSEKKSTELSFEIKSLKNASEEKEKKITSLSLEKQEADKKFNSLSAFESMARSFEKRLDEILSATIVKTEIVWQIPYIVASISVSLIGFITSILSANNGFSVTPLFIGGLLLVLTGGLVFLLFGKKTNIKKDEESLNAHVKYLSEDMILQTKETIRPILATKDGIREALKDYFSHLESERRQTQMKEDSLVSEKNLLTDISKKIRKLQEEWEETKTTVDEILKKSNSTSIEEYKEKIRSAKSILTEFSDLDSHLLQIAKEYQTKSIEELKLRTKDKLDHYEKENIPKDFSSDEKNEKSNLKLTIESKKKEKDAKSKEVHELQYSLASLVATSTERLNRILKEWEKSSTDLDKVKKDFDDAELNFAAYQNLAKVFGDMDANSGNQMQVLIESLGKRWNQLLSGNELKKLEWDDISKKPSSFDKRNELREFENLSTGTQELLSFALRLEYAKRMSGEEKIPWILLDEPFRHMDETRTGSAVNYCLDFLGKEEWNGVFFTFDSNLVKMIRENAKSKNLDCILHELT encoded by the coding sequence ATGGATATCAGTTTAAAAAAATTCGGATTATTCGTTAACAAATCCTTCTCATTCAAACAAATAACCATTTTTTACGGAGGAAACGAATCCGGAAAAACCACGATATTTGATGCAATCGTTTCTTCTTTAATTAAAGTTAGTGGAACGACCGTTTATGGAAAAAAAGTAAATGCCCGTTACCAAAAAGACAAGTCGGTTCAGTCTTCCATTCCTTCTTACTCCCTATCGGCTCCCAGTTTCCTGCATACTTATGCCATTCGGGAAGGAAATGTTCAGTTCAATCTGGATGAAGATAAAAACAAAAACGAAGTGATCCAAGTCATTCAAAATTCCTTATTTGATACCGGATTCGATCCTAAGAAACTTAAAGAAAGATGTCTGGAATTTTCCGAAAAAACGGGAAACAGAAGAGCAGCTAAAAATTACAAATCACTCAAAGAATCTTTGGACAAAGCGGGAGCTGATTTTTTTAAAACGGACCAGGAAAGAATGAATAGTCTAAAAGAGTGGTCCTCCATTCCCGATTTGGAAATCAAAAAACAAAATCTGGAAGTAGAATTGAAAAAGATAGAGGAGTCTTTGCTGCAAACAAATGCACGTTATGAGATTTTGGAAAAAAAAGAAACCCTTTCTACTTTGGACAAATTGTACGCATCCATTCTGCTTTGGGAAGATAAATTCAAAAACATCTCCTATCTGAAAAAACTTTTGGAATCCAATTCTGAAACTGCGCTTACTTCCTCCGAAAAAAAATCCACCGAGCTTTCTTTTGAAATCAAATCTTTGAAAAATGCATCCGAAGAAAAGGAAAAAAAGATTACTTCCCTTTCTTTGGAAAAACAGGAAGCGGATAAGAAGTTTAATTCTCTATCCGCTTTTGAATCGATGGCTCGCAGTTTTGAAAAACGGTTGGATGAAATTTTGTCCGCAACGATTGTAAAAACAGAGATTGTTTGGCAGATTCCTTATATTGTCGCCTCCATTTCCGTTTCTCTTATCGGTTTTATTACGAGTATTCTTTCGGCGAATAACGGGTTCTCCGTTACTCCTTTGTTCATCGGCGGGTTACTACTTGTTTTGACAGGAGGACTTGTATTTCTTCTTTTCGGTAAAAAAACAAATATAAAAAAAGATGAAGAGTCTTTGAATGCTCACGTTAAATATTTATCGGAAGATATGATCCTTCAGACAAAGGAAACGATTCGACCGATTCTTGCTACAAAGGATGGAATCAGAGAAGCTTTGAAAGATTATTTTTCTCATTTGGAATCGGAACGAAGACAAACTCAAATGAAAGAGGATTCTTTGGTTTCCGAAAAAAATCTTTTAACGGATATTTCGAAAAAAATCCGCAAGCTACAGGAAGAATGGGAAGAAACAAAAACGACAGTGGACGAGATTTTAAAAAAATCCAATTCCACTTCCATAGAGGAATATAAAGAAAAAATCAGATCGGCTAAGTCGATTTTGACGGAATTTTCGGATTTGGATTCGCATCTTCTTCAAATTGCGAAAGAATACCAAACGAAATCCATTGAAGAATTAAAACTGAGAACAAAAGATAAATTGGATCATTATGAAAAAGAAAACATCCCTAAGGATTTTTCTTCAGATGAAAAAAATGAAAAATCAAATCTGAAGCTGACAATTGAATCTAAAAAAAAGGAAAAAGATGCAAAGTCCAAAGAAGTTCATGAACTCCAATATTCCTTAGCTAGTTTGGTTGCCACTTCTACGGAAAGATTGAATCGGATTTTGAAAGAATGGGAAAAATCATCGACTGACTTAGATAAGGTGAAGAAAGATTTTGATGATGCGGAATTGAATTTCGCCGCTTATCAAAATCTGGCAAAAGTATTTGGAGATATGGATGCGAATTCCGGCAATCAGATGCAAGTTTTGATTGAGTCATTAGGAAAAAGGTGGAACCAACTTCTTTCGGGAAATGAACTTAAAAAATTGGAATGGGATGATATTTCCAAAAAACCTTCCAGCTTTGATAAAAGAAACGAATTGAGGGAATTCGAAAATCTATCTACAGGCACTCAGGAATTATTATCTTTTGCACTTCGTTTGGAGTATGCGAAAAGAATGTCCGGTGAAGAGAAGATACCTTGGATTTTACTAGATGAACCTTTTCGGCATATGGATGAAACCAGAACCGGTTCCGCAGTGAATTATTGTTTGGATTTTTTAGGGAAGGAAGAATGGAACGGAGTGTTTTTTACATTCGATTCAAATCTTGTAAAAATGATCCGAGAGAATGCAAAGTCCAAAAACTTGGATTGCATTCTCCATGAATTAACTTAG
- a CDS encoding ATP-binding protein: protein MKIQAIFRFFLSGKKSETAEIPANVSPQIPKEDEKGPKKRDELVQNLFALEKFKEDLISHNDPDIISQTIANFLAAKIPAEFVLVYTWDEKEGNFRPRPYPDGTNSNILSSLPVYDPFLLWLSDREGIHLKENFENEKTPNHAKIKNAALSFFDRTNSVLVATLAMKSSLVGFILLGKNTKKHSYGLSEIETILEILSVSLMSLSNSMIYQQLVHLTETLEAKVRERTKELEEAQAHLVQSEKMASLGVMVAGIAHEINTPAGVINGGAENLESNLIYIFSHLADLTKLIQSPDLLKKYMDVLYCLIREESKGKIDPKDKFKLKKETKHKFIEKGLPEQDASELATFLIENSIVHLEPELISIWNEGGKEVYEILRNSAGLHRNVKNIKYAIRNVVRIVKALKYYSHLGQSSYAEADLHEGIENTLIIVQSQIKQGVEIDRRYEKLPLIKCNIDELNQVWTNLITNALHAMKKTEKPRLTISTRRIGEDYVLVGFEDNGCGISNDIKDKIWDPFFTTKDQGEGTGLGLGIVKGIIEKHKGRIELESGSGSTRFLVYLPLVGPGDVPMIPKEMIREIRG, encoded by the coding sequence ATGAAGATACAAGCCATCTTTCGATTTTTTCTCAGTGGGAAAAAATCAGAAACTGCGGAAATCCCCGCCAATGTCAGTCCGCAAATTCCAAAGGAAGATGAGAAAGGACCGAAGAAACGGGATGAACTGGTACAAAATCTATTTGCACTCGAAAAATTTAAAGAAGATCTGATTTCTCATAATGATCCCGATATCATCAGCCAAACGATCGCCAACTTTCTTGCGGCAAAAATCCCTGCAGAATTCGTTTTGGTTTATACTTGGGATGAAAAGGAAGGGAATTTTCGGCCAAGACCCTACCCCGACGGAACCAATTCGAATATTCTTTCCTCACTTCCCGTATATGACCCCTTCTTGCTATGGCTTTCCGACCGGGAAGGAATTCATTTAAAAGAAAATTTCGAAAATGAGAAAACTCCGAATCATGCGAAAATCAAAAACGCCGCTCTCAGTTTCTTCGATAGAACAAATTCCGTGTTAGTTGCCACTTTGGCAATGAAGAGTAGTCTGGTAGGTTTTATACTATTGGGCAAAAACACAAAAAAACATAGTTATGGACTTTCTGAAATTGAAACAATTTTGGAAATTCTTTCCGTTTCTCTCATGTCATTGTCCAATTCCATGATTTATCAACAGTTAGTTCATCTTACGGAAACATTGGAAGCCAAAGTCAGAGAAAGAACAAAAGAGTTGGAAGAAGCGCAAGCACATTTGGTTCAGTCGGAAAAGATGGCTTCTCTCGGTGTAATGGTTGCGGGAATTGCGCACGAAATCAATACTCCCGCTGGCGTAATCAACGGTGGGGCTGAAAATCTGGAATCCAATTTGATTTATATTTTTTCTCATTTGGCGGATCTCACCAAACTGATTCAAAGCCCAGATCTTTTGAAAAAATACATGGATGTGCTTTATTGTCTGATTCGGGAAGAATCGAAAGGAAAAATCGATCCCAAAGATAAATTCAAATTAAAAAAAGAAACCAAACACAAGTTTATCGAGAAGGGTTTGCCGGAACAAGACGCTTCGGAACTTGCCACCTTTCTGATTGAAAACTCCATCGTACATTTGGAACCTGAATTGATTTCCATATGGAATGAAGGTGGAAAAGAAGTGTATGAGATTCTGCGAAATAGTGCCGGACTTCATCGCAATGTAAAAAATATCAAATATGCCATACGCAATGTGGTAAGAATCGTAAAAGCGCTTAAGTATTATTCGCACTTAGGCCAATCTTCTTATGCGGAAGCCGATCTTCATGAAGGTATAGAAAACACTTTAATCATCGTTCAAAGTCAGATCAAACAAGGTGTGGAAATCGATCGTAGATATGAAAAATTACCACTCATCAAATGCAATATCGACGAACTGAATCAAGTCTGGACCAACCTGATCACAAACGCGCTTCATGCTATGAAGAAAACGGAAAAACCCCGGCTCACGATCTCCACACGAAGGATAGGCGAAGATTATGTGTTAGTCGGCTTTGAAGACAACGGATGCGGAATTTCCAATGACATCAAAGACAAAATTTGGGATCCTTTCTTTACCACAAAAGACCAAGGAGAAGGAACAGGACTCGGATTGGGAATTGTAAAAGGAATCATCGAAAAACACAAAGGAAGGATCGAACTGGAATCCGGCTCAGGTTCAACCAGATTTTTGGTGTATCTTCCTCTAGTCGGCCCAGGGGACGTACCAATGATCCCGAAAGAGATGATCCGGGAGATACGAGGGTAA
- a CDS encoding FecR family protein has product MKLILSPQKSTLVFVAIFAIFSLFCQKDSKTSNVTTEPESPVERAAAFAFIKGDVIVLREGAQIKPILGDVLAATDTVVTGANGAAEILLGEDGVLKLAKNTSLSINSALKGHAEERNTEVNLQYGKLVTVLKKERKSESFHVVTPTSIAGVRGTSFLTSVENPSSKPGSVPCNANNCVVKYAVLDGAIAIRKSNSENELVLDKQKEATVGSDSKLSEKLVKPLDSQSLGELKEMLVFENTKMLEFESLANELRSNNEVLKQMDVGSSLDEVETSVRRKEATRNKSDEVITTAKSVEESKYIQKDVQKDSLKLPAKEGFDKTR; this is encoded by the coding sequence ATGAAACTCATTCTTTCCCCCCAAAAATCCACTCTGGTCTTCGTGGCAATTTTTGCCATATTCAGTCTTTTTTGTCAAAAGGATTCCAAGACTTCCAATGTTACAACCGAACCGGAGTCTCCGGTCGAACGTGCTGCTGCTTTTGCATTTATCAAAGGTGATGTGATTGTATTGCGGGAAGGTGCGCAAATAAAACCGATCTTAGGTGATGTTTTGGCTGCAACCGATACCGTAGTAACAGGCGCAAACGGTGCAGCGGAAATTCTACTGGGAGAAGACGGCGTTTTGAAACTGGCCAAAAATACTTCTCTCAGTATTAATTCGGCTTTGAAAGGCCACGCGGAAGAACGCAATACCGAGGTGAATCTACAATACGGAAAATTGGTAACTGTTCTCAAGAAGGAACGTAAATCCGAATCCTTCCACGTAGTTACACCGACTTCGATTGCGGGTGTTAGAGGGACTTCCTTTTTGACCAGCGTGGAAAATCCAAGTTCAAAACCGGGATCGGTTCCGTGCAATGCGAACAACTGTGTTGTTAAATACGCAGTTCTGGACGGAGCGATCGCAATTCGAAAATCAAACTCTGAAAACGAATTGGTTTTGGATAAACAAAAAGAAGCTACCGTCGGATCCGATTCCAAGCTGAGTGAAAAACTTGTAAAACCTTTGGATTCCCAATCACTCGGAGAATTGAAAGAGATGCTCGTTTTTGAAAATACCAAGATGTTGGAATTCGAATCATTAGCCAATGAATTAAGATCCAATAACGAAGTACTGAAACAAATGGATGTAGGATCTTCTCTTGACGAAGTGGAAACTTCCGTTCGTAGAAAAGAAGCAACTAGAAATAAATCGGATGAAGTGATCACTACTGCAAAATCCGTAGAAGAATCCAAATACATCCAAAAAGATGTACAAAAAGATTCATTGAAATTACCAGCCAAAGAAGGTTTCGATAAGACTAGATGA
- the tpx gene encoding thiol peroxidase encodes MASVTLKGNPISLEGNLPKAGDKAPDFHVTTQDLSEISLKDFAGKVKIFVAVPSLDTSVCAIEAKKFNEKVAKESAITTLIVSGDLPFAMKRFCATEGISSPNFITGSQFRNFSFSKNYGTHIGTGPLTGLSARAVFVVDKSDVIRHVELVPEIGSEPNYETVLAEAKKLI; translated from the coding sequence ATGGCATCCGTAACATTAAAAGGCAATCCCATTTCACTGGAAGGAAATCTTCCGAAAGCAGGAGACAAAGCTCCCGACTTTCATGTCACCACTCAAGATTTGAGTGAGATTTCTTTAAAAGATTTTGCAGGCAAAGTAAAGATCTTTGTAGCAGTCCCAAGTTTGGACACATCGGTCTGTGCCATCGAAGCAAAAAAATTCAACGAAAAAGTAGCAAAAGAATCCGCAATTACCACCTTAATTGTGTCAGGTGATCTTCCTTTTGCAATGAAACGATTTTGTGCGACAGAAGGAATTTCATCTCCGAACTTTATCACAGGATCCCAGTTTAGAAATTTTTCTTTCTCCAAAAACTACGGAACACATATCGGAACCGGCCCATTGACGGGACTATCTGCGCGGGCTGTCTTTGTTGTAGACAAATCGGATGTAATCCGCCACGTAGAGCTCGTTCCCGAAATAGGAAGCGAGCCAAACTACGAAACAGTGCTGGCAGAAGCAAAAAAACTAATCTAA
- a CDS encoding metallophosphoesterase family protein yields the protein MKLIQTSDLHLSASNDKEYGLGVLREIFQTAEKNEVVTILLCGDIFDTYSDLEALRTAFIEESKQFSGKIYFLPGNHEALRRKGSENGYGKFDWGTQIQVIDGEPYELISLNEEIEILGIPHQENYGRLLTGNPPVKKAKFRIGMAHATVSGMSFAGINNEEEDGGILDSNQLQSLNCDYVAVGHIHSARSQVFGNCEIAYAGSSRVWRKGETGPRQGYLLEIKNNRIQKSPLVWEKAGQFREVNIDLALDGKPEKNPEFYFEGFGPNDWVYIRWNGYVEDMNPKKDFELQLLKEWKPKFRTMDFDKEESGLRLISGIQENAFIKRFVEEMEKRKAGEDPKTWERMKRLGFEMLLSGKN from the coding sequence ATGAAACTGATTCAAACATCCGACTTGCATCTATCCGCTTCCAATGACAAGGAATACGGATTAGGTGTTCTTCGGGAAATTTTCCAAACGGCAGAAAAAAACGAAGTCGTAACTATACTGTTATGTGGTGATATATTCGATACTTATTCCGATCTGGAAGCGCTTCGCACGGCATTTATAGAAGAGTCGAAACAATTTAGCGGCAAAATTTATTTTCTACCGGGCAATCACGAAGCTCTTCGTAGAAAAGGATCGGAAAACGGATACGGGAAATTCGATTGGGGCACTCAGATTCAGGTTATTGACGGGGAACCTTATGAATTGATTTCTTTGAATGAAGAAATAGAGATCCTGGGAATCCCTCATCAGGAAAACTACGGTAGATTATTAACAGGCAATCCTCCTGTCAAAAAAGCGAAATTCAGAATCGGAATGGCACATGCGACCGTGTCCGGAATGAGTTTTGCAGGAATCAATAATGAGGAAGAGGACGGAGGAATATTGGATTCCAATCAATTGCAATCGTTGAACTGTGACTATGTGGCTGTAGGCCATATTCATTCCGCGCGTTCCCAAGTGTTCGGAAATTGCGAAATTGCCTATGCGGGATCTTCCCGGGTATGGAGAAAAGGGGAAACCGGTCCGAGACAAGGGTATCTCTTGGAAATAAAAAACAATCGCATTCAAAAATCACCTTTGGTTTGGGAGAAGGCGGGCCAATTTCGAGAAGTAAACATTGATTTGGCGTTAGATGGAAAACCTGAAAAAAATCCGGAATTCTACTTTGAAGGATTCGGACCGAATGATTGGGTTTACATTCGATGGAATGGTTATGTGGAAGATATGAATCCCAAAAAAGATTTTGAATTGCAACTCTTGAAAGAATGGAAACCGAAATTCAGAACGATGGATTTTGACAAGGAAGAGTCCGGCTTACGTTTGATTTCCGGAATTCAGGAAAATGCATTTATCAAACGTTTTGTGGAAGAGATGGAAAAGAGAAAAGCGGGCGAAGATCCTAAAACTTGGGAAAGAATGAAACGACTCGGCTTTGAGATGCTTTTATCGGGAAAAAATTAA